Proteins found in one Amycolatopsis aidingensis genomic segment:
- a CDS encoding Crp/Fnr family transcriptional regulator → MPDDHAHRGFRALVPERTWSTLCKLGFLRTFSKGEPIFVRGAPASSVLLLTSGRVEVGCHTEDGDYRLIALRGAGDVIGEVAFEVGGVRTADVFALEPCAAFAVPSHTFERVLVADGVHREVRRYVAAKLQRAGQDSVDMLSLPPLRRIARLMVQLADLAEPGHNPRLIPMSQTRLGHVLGLSRSLVAGLVAQLRREGVLSAERNLTVERFDKLRRHAYLSQE, encoded by the coding sequence GTGCCAGACGATCATGCACACCGGGGGTTCCGCGCGCTCGTTCCCGAACGTACCTGGTCGACGCTGTGCAAGCTCGGTTTCCTCCGCACTTTTAGCAAGGGTGAGCCCATCTTCGTACGCGGCGCCCCGGCGTCCTCGGTTCTGCTGCTGACGTCAGGACGGGTCGAAGTGGGGTGCCACACCGAGGACGGCGACTACCGCCTCATCGCCCTGCGCGGCGCCGGTGATGTGATCGGCGAGGTGGCCTTCGAGGTCGGCGGCGTGCGCACGGCGGACGTCTTCGCATTGGAACCCTGCGCGGCTTTTGCAGTGCCCTCACACACTTTCGAGCGCGTACTCGTCGCCGACGGCGTCCACCGCGAGGTCCGCCGGTATGTAGCGGCCAAGCTGCAACGGGCGGGCCAGGACTCGGTGGACATGCTGAGCCTGCCCCCGTTGCGGCGGATCGCACGGTTGATGGTGCAACTGGCCGACCTGGCCGAGCCGGGGCACAACCCTCGCCTGATACCGATGTCGCAGACCCGGCTCGGGCACGTGTTGGGGCTGTCCCGCAGCCTCGTGGCTGGCCTAGTCGCCCAGCTACGCCGGGAGGGCGTCCTGAGCGCGGAGCGCAACCTGACCGTCGAACGGTTTGACAAGCTCCGCCGCCACGCATACCTAAGTCAAGAGTGA
- a CDS encoding helix-turn-helix domain-containing protein, translated as MTHSLHQARQALGHQLRDLRKDAQLTGRDLATLAGWHSSKVSKIEYGKQTPTEDDIRAWCQHTRSEPQIPDLIATVRNIESMYVEWRRMLGAGTRRRQKASQRLEAKTTLMRWYEPVLIPGILQTAEYAHEVMRRVIEFYDIPDDLDAGVAERMERQNILYRGDHQFHFILAQQALTTTVGNPNIMIGQLDRILAIMSLPRVVLGIIPNDAEYRVPTNQFIIFDNQLVHVETISAELTISQPREIDTYNKAFQSLSGQALTGPAAQNIITRAVDRFHNKRK; from the coding sequence GTGACGCACTCCCTCCACCAGGCACGCCAGGCCCTCGGTCACCAGCTGCGCGACCTCCGCAAGGACGCACAACTCACCGGCCGCGACCTGGCCACCCTGGCCGGCTGGCACAGCTCCAAAGTCTCAAAAATCGAGTACGGCAAACAAACCCCCACCGAAGACGACATCCGGGCCTGGTGCCAGCACACCCGTTCCGAACCCCAAATCCCCGACCTCATCGCCACCGTACGCAACATCGAATCCATGTACGTCGAATGGCGCCGCATGCTCGGAGCCGGCACCCGACGCCGCCAAAAAGCCTCACAACGACTCGAAGCCAAGACCACGCTGATGCGCTGGTACGAGCCCGTCCTCATCCCCGGCATCCTGCAAACCGCCGAATACGCCCACGAAGTCATGCGCCGCGTCATCGAATTCTACGACATACCCGACGACCTCGACGCCGGCGTCGCCGAGCGCATGGAACGCCAGAACATCCTCTACCGCGGCGACCACCAATTCCACTTCATCCTCGCCCAGCAAGCCCTGACGACAACCGTCGGCAACCCCAACATCATGATCGGCCAACTCGACCGGATCCTGGCCATCATGTCACTACCACGAGTCGTCCTCGGCATCATCCCCAACGACGCCGAATACCGCGTACCCACCAACCAGTTCATCATCTTCGACAACCAACTCGTCCACGTCGAAACCATCTCCGCCGAACTCACCATCAGTCAACCCCGAGAAATCGACACCTACAACAAAGCCTTCCAATCACTCTCCGGGCAGGCCCTGACAGGGCCAGCGGCGCAAAACATTATTACCAGAGCGGTCGATCGATTTCATAATAAGAGAAAATAA
- the fxlM gene encoding methyltransferase, FxLD system codes for MIEQLWELHALRSDRVAAVFGRMDRHAFAPEVPVDEVYAATTAVVTKRDEHGAAVSSISAPQIQAFMLEQADIQPGMRVLEVGSGGLNAAMLAELVGETGGVTTMDIDPEITDRARTLLDAAGYSRVQVVCGDAETGLPGLGLFDVVLVTVGCWDVPPAWIEHLIEGGRIVVPLRMRGITRSLSLRRTGDHLVADSAEVCGFVKIRGQGAHRERMLLLHGDRIALRFDDDTCPMIPPTGQGVGDRPRRRLVRGDGRCHGTV; via the coding sequence ATGATCGAACAGCTGTGGGAGCTGCACGCATTGCGCTCCGATCGCGTCGCCGCCGTGTTCGGCAGGATGGATCGGCATGCCTTCGCCCCCGAGGTGCCGGTGGACGAGGTGTATGCGGCGACGACCGCGGTGGTGACCAAACGGGACGAGCACGGTGCCGCCGTCAGCTCGATCAGCGCACCGCAGATTCAGGCGTTCATGCTGGAGCAGGCCGACATCCAGCCGGGTATGCGGGTGCTGGAGGTGGGTTCCGGCGGCCTCAACGCGGCCATGCTGGCCGAACTGGTCGGCGAGACCGGCGGTGTGACGACCATGGACATCGACCCCGAGATCACCGACCGGGCCCGCACCCTCCTGGACGCCGCCGGATACTCCCGCGTTCAGGTCGTGTGCGGCGACGCCGAAACCGGCCTGCCCGGCCTCGGCCTGTTCGATGTCGTCCTGGTGACCGTGGGCTGCTGGGATGTTCCGCCCGCGTGGATCGAGCACCTCATCGAGGGTGGACGGATCGTCGTTCCCCTGCGCATGCGCGGGATCACCCGGTCATTGAGCTTGCGGCGCACCGGTGATCATCTGGTCGCGGACTCGGCCGAGGTGTGTGGCTTCGTGAAGATCCGCGGTCAAGGGGCGCATCGGGAGCGGATGCTGCTGTTGCACGGGGACCGGATCGCGCTGCGTTTCGACGACGACACCTGCCCCATGATCCCTCCCACTGGACAGGGTGTTGGCGACCGACCGCGCCGACGCCTGGTCCGGGGTGACGGTCGGTGCCATGGAACCGTTTGA
- a CDS encoding M20/M25/M40 family metallo-hydrolase, with amino-acid sequence MTEPNLIDTAADEAVTLTSELIRIDTTNTGDPQTLVGERAAAEYVAEKLTEVGYEITYVESGGKDRHNVVARLAGADPGRGALLIHGHLDVVPADPSEWSVHPFSGAVQDGYVWGRGAVDMKDMVGMTLALARHYKRNGIVPPRDLIFAFLADEEAGGSYGAQWLVDNRPELFEGATEAVSEVGGFSITLKDDVRTYLIETAEKGIRWMKLRVRGTAGHGSMIHRDNAVTKLAEAVARLGNHRFPLVLTDSVREFLAGVTEITGWDFPEDDLDGAVAKLGNISRMIGATLRDTANPTMLTAGYKSNVIPSTAEAAVDCRILPGRLDAFNRELDEILGPDIEREWMELPPVETTFDGALVDAMTSAVVAEDPGANTLPYMLSGGTDAKSFQRLGIRNFGFAPLKLPAELDFSALFHGVDERVPVDALRFGTRVLDRFLRSS; translated from the coding sequence GTGACCGAACCGAACCTGATCGATACAGCGGCCGATGAGGCAGTGACGCTGACCAGCGAGCTGATCCGCATCGACACCACCAACACCGGCGACCCGCAGACCCTGGTGGGGGAGCGGGCGGCGGCCGAGTACGTGGCCGAGAAGCTGACCGAAGTCGGCTACGAGATCACCTACGTCGAGTCCGGGGGCAAGGACCGGCACAACGTGGTCGCCAGGCTGGCGGGGGCCGACCCGGGCCGGGGTGCGCTGCTGATCCACGGTCACCTGGACGTGGTGCCCGCCGACCCGTCCGAATGGTCCGTGCACCCCTTCTCCGGGGCGGTGCAGGACGGCTACGTCTGGGGTCGTGGCGCGGTCGACATGAAAGACATGGTCGGCATGACGCTGGCGCTGGCCCGGCACTACAAGCGCAACGGCATCGTCCCGCCGCGGGACCTGATCTTCGCCTTCCTCGCCGACGAGGAGGCAGGCGGCTCCTACGGGGCGCAGTGGCTGGTGGACAACCGGCCCGAGCTGTTCGAGGGGGCGACCGAGGCGGTCAGCGAGGTCGGCGGCTTCTCGATCACCCTGAAGGACGACGTCCGGACCTACCTCATCGAGACCGCGGAGAAGGGCATCCGCTGGATGAAGCTGCGGGTGCGCGGCACCGCGGGTCACGGTTCGATGATTCACCGTGACAACGCTGTCACCAAGCTGGCCGAGGCGGTCGCGCGGCTCGGCAACCACCGGTTCCCGCTGGTGCTCACCGACTCGGTCCGGGAGTTCCTCGCCGGGGTCACCGAGATCACCGGCTGGGACTTCCCCGAGGACGACCTGGACGGCGCGGTGGCCAAGCTCGGGAACATCTCCCGCATGATCGGCGCCACCCTGCGGGACACGGCCAACCCGACGATGCTCACCGCGGGCTACAAGTCGAACGTGATCCCCTCCACGGCGGAGGCCGCGGTGGACTGCCGGATCCTGCCCGGCAGGCTGGACGCCTTCAACCGGGAGCTCGACGAGATCCTCGGCCCGGACATCGAACGCGAGTGGATGGAGCTGCCGCCGGTCGAGACCACCTTCGACGGCGCGCTGGTGGACGCCATGACCAGCGCCGTCGTCGCCGAGGACCCCGGCGCCAACACCCTGCCGTACATGCTGTCCGGCGGCACCGACGCCAAGTCCTTCCAGCGGCTCGGCATCCGCAACTTCGGGTTCGCCCCGCTGAAGCTGCCCGCGGAGCTCGACTTCTCCGCGCTCTTCCACGGCGTGGACGAGCGGGTGCCGGTGGACGCCCTGCGCTTCGGCACCCGGGTGCTGGACCGCTTCCTGCGCTCCAGCTAG
- a CDS encoding DUF6879 family protein, which yields MQLLQGEAFDALFREFERDAFHLEVRDTYTTPEESEPFHLFLTGRHDDFAWFQPWLNLVRNATSTGRIVRRVRVVTVPHGDYTRWGLTVAEHNTAAGEDVRWLPRHLINPDQLSADDFWLFDDNRVVFTVFEPDGRFAGGAATTDPVIVRHCRTVRDRVWQTAVPHHRYLETEHATA from the coding sequence GTGCAACTGCTACAGGGTGAGGCGTTCGACGCGCTCTTCCGCGAATTCGAGCGCGACGCGTTCCACCTGGAAGTCCGGGACACCTACACCACGCCGGAGGAGTCGGAACCGTTCCACCTGTTCCTGACCGGCCGACACGACGACTTCGCATGGTTCCAGCCGTGGCTGAACCTGGTCCGCAACGCCACCAGCACCGGCCGCATCGTACGGCGCGTCCGCGTGGTCACCGTCCCGCACGGCGACTACACCCGGTGGGGACTCACCGTGGCCGAACACAACACCGCCGCAGGCGAGGACGTCCGGTGGCTACCCCGGCACCTGATCAACCCCGACCAGCTGTCGGCGGACGACTTCTGGCTCTTCGACGACAACCGCGTCGTGTTCACCGTGTTCGAACCCGACGGCCGGTTCGCCGGCGGCGCCGCCACCACCGATCCCGTCATCGTGCGCCACTGCCGCACGGTACGAGACCGGGTCTGGCAGACCGCCGTCCCGCACCACCGCTACCTGGAGACCGAGCACGCCACGGCCTGA
- a CDS encoding YncE family protein — protein MLGGTVRKRPSGGPALSAPTLAGRRFTGSPVAAPLAGALVAALLAGCSSGGEVEDDLQVVADPVAASPAASPAVSVSPAGEVLKPAGEVVALATDPATATLAVAVREPESVLLYDLDDLGAKPRSVPLDGAAEQLTSADGSLLASMPGAGAVARIALPEGTVHPVPVDGAPVSAVRRGEETLVALPDRKVIEVLAGDRVRGTVTGQLYSADEVLLAGDEVLVLDRLRTALFDIDLGARKVGEGLRAGDGVAGAAVDSFGRVLTTDARGGALLAFSTDPLLLRQRYPVPGGVYGIAIDRERNLAWVTLTERNEVVGFDIRGGEPTEKYRFPTVRQPNSVAVDDRTGRVVVGSAAGEGTQVIQVTEP, from the coding sequence ATGCTGGGAGGAACGGTTCGTAAACGGCCTTCGGGAGGTCCTGCGCTGTCGGCACCGACACTCGCCGGGCGCCGGTTCACCGGTTCGCCGGTAGCGGCGCCGCTGGCCGGTGCGCTGGTGGCGGCGCTGCTCGCCGGGTGCTCCTCGGGCGGCGAGGTCGAGGACGACCTGCAGGTGGTGGCCGATCCGGTGGCGGCGAGTCCGGCGGCATCCCCCGCCGTGTCGGTCTCGCCTGCCGGGGAGGTGCTGAAGCCAGCGGGCGAGGTGGTGGCGCTGGCCACGGACCCGGCCACGGCGACGCTGGCCGTCGCGGTACGGGAGCCGGAGTCGGTGCTGCTGTACGACCTGGACGACCTGGGCGCGAAGCCCCGCTCGGTGCCGCTGGACGGCGCGGCCGAGCAGCTGACCTCGGCCGATGGCAGCCTGCTGGCCAGCATGCCCGGTGCGGGTGCGGTGGCCAGGATCGCGCTGCCCGAGGGGACCGTGCACCCGGTGCCGGTCGATGGCGCCCCGGTGTCCGCGGTGCGGCGGGGCGAGGAAACCCTGGTGGCGCTGCCGGACCGCAAGGTGATCGAGGTGCTCGCCGGGGACCGGGTACGCGGCACGGTGACCGGGCAGCTGTACAGCGCCGACGAGGTGCTGCTCGCCGGGGACGAGGTGCTGGTGCTGGACCGGCTCCGCACGGCGTTGTTCGACATTGACCTGGGTGCGCGGAAGGTCGGTGAGGGCCTGCGGGCCGGCGACGGGGTCGCGGGTGCCGCGGTCGACTCCTTCGGGCGGGTGCTGACCACCGATGCGCGGGGCGGGGCGCTGCTGGCGTTCTCCACGGATCCCCTGCTGCTGCGCCAGCGCTATCCGGTGCCGGGCGGCGTCTACGGCATCGCGATCGACCGGGAGCGCAACCTGGCCTGGGTCACCCTGACCGAGCGCAATGAGGTCGTCGGCTTCGACATCCGCGGTGGAGAGCCGACCGAGAAGTACCGCTTCCCCACCGTGCGCCAGCCGAACTCGGTTGCCGTCGACGACCGGACCGGCCGGGTGGTCGTCGGCTCGGCGGCCGGAGAAGGGACACAGGTGATCCAGGTGACCGAGCCATGA
- a CDS encoding tyrosine-type recombinase/integrase, with amino-acid sequence MTIADRPAGHDEIQAARLLLSRMGVAPADLLATPEARPSVPTFSAYIPVVAAAVGEGTRRAYGSYWHRIESAWGERTLDEPTPSEIEHLAAQVQAHAVVRRNSRGGRGAAENLLAALRCLYKRAEADGLIRETDNPARKVAKPRRLPSTRRALPHQRLAEVNEIAAATGDDPALDALLIRLHTETAARRGGALNLRPRDLDPQQCLILLREKGGTLRWQPVSPTLMTHLLDHAEHRGAAGDPGGQLLRYRPGAPITHRRYDHLWHRIRHHLPWAAAQQISTHWLRHTTLTWVERHFGFATAHAYAGHLDTTDHHANATTTYIKASLADVATALATLTGEPHPLATEGQHP; translated from the coding sequence ATGACCATCGCTGACCGGCCCGCCGGACACGACGAGATCCAGGCCGCCCGACTGCTGCTGTCCCGCATGGGTGTGGCCCCCGCCGACCTCCTGGCGACTCCCGAGGCCCGGCCCTCGGTGCCGACGTTCTCCGCCTACATCCCGGTGGTAGCTGCCGCCGTCGGCGAAGGCACCCGTCGCGCCTACGGCTCCTACTGGCACCGGATCGAGTCCGCGTGGGGCGAGCGGACCCTGGATGAACCGACCCCGTCGGAGATCGAGCACCTGGCCGCCCAGGTCCAGGCCCATGCGGTGGTACGCCGCAACTCCCGTGGCGGACGCGGAGCCGCGGAAAACCTCCTCGCCGCCTTACGGTGCCTGTACAAACGAGCCGAGGCCGACGGGCTGATCCGCGAGACCGACAACCCGGCTCGCAAGGTGGCCAAGCCCCGGCGGCTGCCCTCCACCCGCCGCGCCCTACCCCACCAGCGGCTCGCCGAGGTCAACGAGATCGCCGCCGCCACCGGCGACGACCCCGCCCTCGACGCCCTCCTCATCCGGCTGCATACCGAGACCGCCGCCCGCCGCGGCGGCGCCCTCAACCTCCGGCCCCGCGACCTCGACCCGCAGCAGTGCCTGATCCTGCTGCGGGAGAAGGGCGGCACCCTCCGCTGGCAACCCGTCTCCCCCACTCTCATGACCCACCTGCTCGACCATGCCGAGCATCGCGGCGCCGCCGGTGATCCGGGCGGCCAGCTGCTGCGCTACCGGCCTGGCGCACCCATCACCCACCGCCGCTACGACCACCTCTGGCACCGCATCCGCCACCACCTCCCCTGGGCAGCCGCCCAGCAGATCTCCACCCACTGGCTGCGCCACACCACCCTCACGTGGGTCGAACGCCACTTCGGCTTCGCCACCGCCCACGCCTACGCAGGCCACCTCGACACCACCGACCACCACGCCAACGCCACTACCACCTACATCAAAGCCAGCCTGGCCGACGTCGCCACCGCACTGGCCACCCTCACCGGCGAACCCCACCCCCTCGCCACCGAAGGGCAACACCCATGA
- a CDS encoding DUF5703 family protein has product MTTNEVVVDEDWEYRRLQLPPGVSRLSATLQLSIQAEFAGWELSNVRLYSDGTRRVWLRRKRTLAAAGLPGVIV; this is encoded by the coding sequence ATGACGACGAACGAGGTGGTGGTCGACGAGGACTGGGAGTACCGCCGGCTGCAGCTGCCACCCGGCGTGTCCCGTCTTTCCGCCACACTGCAGCTGTCCATCCAGGCGGAGTTCGCCGGGTGGGAGCTGTCGAACGTACGGCTGTACTCCGACGGCACACGCCGGGTGTGGCTGCGCCGCAAGCGGACCCTGGCGGCGGCCGGGCTACCCGGTGTGATCGTCTAG